The Pseudomonadota bacterium sequence TAGATCTGGTGCTGATCTCCCCCAACGGTTCCGGCAAGCTTTCAAATCTGATGTTCGGCTCGGTAGCCAACAAGGTGGTTCAGGAATGTCATCTTCCGGTATTGCTGGTGCGGTGAGCGTACGTTTTTGCGAGGAAAGAGAAGAAGAAATATAAAAAGGCCGGTGCAAACCGGCCTTTTTTGTTGTTTTAACGAGGTTTTATTGCATCAGGCCGGGGAGGAAAAGTGAGAATTGGGGGATGGCCAGCAGGATGACCGTGCCCAGAATCAGGGCCCCGAGAAAGGGGAGCACGCCGCGAAAAATCGTGCCCAGGGGGATCTCCGGAGCCGTGCCTTTGACCACGTAGACGTTGATTCCGACCGGTGGTGAAATCACCCCCATCTGGGTTACCAGGACGATGACCACCCCGAACCAGATCGGATCGTAATTCAGGGCCAGGATGACCGGATAGAAAATCGGCACGGTGAGCAGGATCAGGGCCAGGGCGTCGATGAAACAGCCTCCCAGCAGATAGACCAGGATAATGACCGTGATAATCAAAAAACGGGGCAGGGGCAGGCTCGCGACCCAGCCGGCGAGATCGAAGGGAATTCTCGTGACCGCGAGAAAATGACCGAAGATAACCGCGCCGGTGACGATAATCATGATCATGCAGGTGGTCCGGGTGGTTTCCAGAAGTGCGGTTCTGAGCTTGGTCGGGCTGAGATTGCCGCCGCTC is a genomic window containing:
- a CDS encoding TRAP transporter large permease subunit, producing SGGNLSPTKLRTALLETTRTTCMIMIIVTGAVIFGHFLAVTRIPFDLAGWVASLPLPRFLIITVIILVYLLGGCFIDALALILLTVPIFYPVILALNYDPIWFGVVIVLVTQMGVISPPVGINVYVVKGTAPEIPLGTIFRGVLPFLGALILGTVILLAIPQFSLFLPGLMQ